AAAGAACAGGTAAAGCGCTTTGTGACCCAACACCCACGCCCGTTCACTATTCTTGCCGATCCGAACCTGAAGCTTTACAACCACTTTGGCGTTGAAACCTCGGGCGCGGCGCTTTTGAAAGCCCTGCTATTTAAATTGCCACGCATCGTGAGGGGGTTTTTTCTGGGCGCAAAACCCAGCAATAACCCGCATGTCACCTTGGTGCCCGCAGATTTTCTGTTTAATGAGGCAGGTGTTCTGGAACATGCGTGGTATGGCAATAACACCAGTGACCATTTGCCGCTGGCAGATATTCAGCAATACGTAAACGAAGGCAGAAGCCGCATTTCACTCAGCGGCAAACCGGTTAGCGCCTGAGCCCGCAGGCTTTATTGTTTACAGAATTATGGGCGTGAGGTTTACACAGGTTGAGCTGATAAAATTGAGCGCACAATGGTTAGGCCTGTTGGCAAAGATTGAAGGCGCACGCTATGTAGGCGGGCCTCAGGCAAGGTAGAGCTCGGCTACAAAGGTTTTCCATTGGGCGATATCCGAATC
This genomic stretch from Simiduia sp. 21SJ11W-1 harbors:
- a CDS encoding peroxiredoxin, which translates into the protein MRITTPNQNMGFSAKDIYDNHFSLKKFRGKRVLLAFFRDAACPFCHLRVYEITQNYHKWQKQNLEVVAVFSDTKEQVKRFVTQHPRPFTILADPNLKLYNHFGVETSGAALLKALLFKLPRIVRGFFLGAKPSNNPHVTLVPADFLFNEAGVLEHAWYGNNTSDHLPLADIQQYVNEGRSRISLSGKPVSA